The genomic segment CGGGCCTGTACCACCTGGGCACCGTCAAGGCCGCCACCCACCTGCCCGTGGTAGGCATCGGCGGGATCAACCAGGAGAACGCCGCCGACGTCATGGCCGCCGGGGCCGACGGGGTGGCCGTCATTTCCGCCGTCTCCTTGGCCCAGGATGTGGAAGGGGCCGCCGCCCGGCTGGCCGCCGCCGTCCGGGAGGGCTTGGCCCGGAGGCCCCGAGGGGATGCCGCCACCCCCGTGGCCGGCGAGTTCCGCCTCATCGATGATTTGAGCCGCATCCTGCCGCCGCCCCGCACCGCCACCGTGGGCATCGGCGATGACGCCGCCGTGCTGCCGGGCCCCGACGGGCGGCCGGCCTACGTCATGGCCTGCGACCTGTTGGTGGAAGATGTCCATTTCCATTACGGAACGGGCACTGCTGCCCAGTTGGGGTG from the Sphingobacteriaceae bacterium genome contains:
- the thiE gene encoding thiamine phosphate synthase, with translation MTAEEPPPGRDQKEIVRAALAGGATAIQLRAKKDEPGRLQVELARELAALCREHGALFIVNDRLDVALAVGADGVHLGQDDLPVAEARRLAGPGFIIGCSVENVEQAQAAATAGADYLGVGPVYPTATKADAGPATGLYHLGTVKAATHLPVVGIGGINQENAADVMAAGADGVAVISAVSLAQDVEGAAARLAAAVREGLARRPRGDAATPVAGEFRLIDDLSRILPPPRTATVGIGDDAAVLPGPDGRPAYVMACDLLVEDVHFHYGTGTAAQLG